In Planococcus citri chromosome 4, ihPlaCitr1.1, whole genome shotgun sequence, the genomic window ATTTCTTCCAATTTCTTTTCATTGCACTGGGGCATTTTTCCAACAGAGGGAATCAACGTAGTAGAATTCAAAGTTTTCCATAATTCATTTCGGATTGATTCCTCCGAGCAGTTGTTCGAATCTGTAGGcagttttattttatattctTGGTACTTCGTAATGCGATTGCGATTAATAGCGAGGGCGATTTTCAGTATCAGGTGATATCGATTCTTTACATCGTGGAGAACCCATTTCGAACACATGTCTAAAATCTTATGCGGGTCATTACAGCAATGAAACGATGACAAAAGTAAATCCTCCAACATATCGAAAGAAATGTAACAGAGAGGCAACGTATCGGCTGTAGCAGGTTCGctgataagttttgaaaaaatttcagcaatattCTTCTGTACCCACGATCTACGAATACATTCATCAGCGATGAGAACCTTCGCACAAATTTCTTCGATAttcttcttcgtcttcgtccACGATAAACATTCGGCgagtaatttttccattttcaaagtaTTGGCAGCTTTGAATACAGGAATTATCGTTTCAGATGTCAATTGCAATTTATCGAAATAGATGTATTCGAAGATCATGTCACATGTCGCTTGATCAACACCGAGAAGTGAATACTCGTTACTTTTAATCTGTTGCAGAGTTGATGCTTTTGCAAATTGAGCGTCTACGCTGTACTGCTTGGCGGAAAAAATCTCAGCAAAATAGCTAGATGCTGAATTCAACATGAATCGATGAAGTTTGTAAGCTTTTTCTCCAGTAGTCACAACGATATCGTGGAAACGATGGTTTTCTACaagtgttttcaacttttttagttcGTTTTCTGTAGAATCAATCGGAACTTCTTTTCTTCGAGTAGTCATAACGTCATCGTCGGAATAATCGTCGGAATAATCGTCGAACTCATCGTCGAAATCAAACATAttcctttttttccctttaGAATCAATCGATTTCTGAGGAgctgcaaaaaagaaaaaagagtaCAATTAATATCATTCAGAATTCCAATCTAGCTTTTAAGCAGTCGTAGGTAACTTTTTGTAATCAATTCATCAATCTTACAACCAAAATAATGCGATATTCTCAACTCAAAACTAACAATGAGATTATTTTCACTATTACTCACCATAAATTAAACTCCAAGTACTCGAATCTATTTCTCCATGGCAAATCAAAAGTTTGTAGAAAACTTTCTTCGTCATTTCCGGATTCATTTCTTCGGCGATACCAGTTAATACAGTGTTGAAATCTTCATCCTTTATATCGGTTACACGACGAAATCTTCGTCTGACAGCATTCACGAGCTTTGCTAAGTGAGGAAGTCTGCTTTGCAAATCGTGATGGATCCATTGTGAGCAAATTTGACTCATGGTTGGCGTATCTATATCCTTATCCTTATCTTTCTCCTTTACGGCGCATCTTTCGCTTATAATTATTCTGATAATATCGTCAAGCGGTAAACGTAAGAAATCTTCATTATgttgaattttcaccaaatgaaCAGATAGAGATTTGAAAACTGCCGGTAACAAGCGCTGCAAATTCGGATTTTCCTGCACgaagttgaataatttgaatagtTCAACATCTGTGGCGGAATTTTTCACAATGAACCTTGCGTAAGTTTCCATATCGATCTCCATTTGCAAGTGATTCATGGCCATTAATAAAGCAACGTAATTGTCGTGGTTCAAGACAGACGTCAACGATTGTCCATATATTATATCAACGATGGCAGAGAAGGTGTTGGTATCCATTACCGATAGCTCTATCGAACTGCATTCTTTTTGGTCAGACTGCTCGTTaaataatttctcaaagaaGTCCGATTTCCAGGCCAGTTGTAATCGATCCAAACAATAAACGTCGGCATCCACTTTGACCATTACATCgtaaaattgacttctcaccaCCTTTTCGGTTTTTTGGGGATCAACAGGTACTTCTGAATTGTCTCCGGAACTCATGGTTCTTCAGGAACTTTCCTACggaaaaatgaatgatttcagTAAATAAATGTGGTCCTTTATCGTATAGCTTACTGTTCAGAGTATGATTGGGACGCTTTCGGTGAGTATGAGTAATTGAAAGTAAAAACACTTACCTTACTTGATATTTcggaagagaaaaattcaatttcttgttACTAGCAAACTTGAAACTATGCAATATTTTACTAATTACTTATAAACGACACACGAGTTGAATTAGTATGCACATTCGCAAGCAGGCCACAATGTTATATTGTTATTGCATCACTTCATGTAATTGTAATGTTATGATTGTTATCGGCCAGCAATGGTGCCTGGCGGGTGGCGGCTCCAGGTTAGCAGGAAGGGATGAAAATAGGCAACAAGTTTCACAATTTACATGGAATGAAGTCAGTGGTTCTCAATATGGGTGCatatttgaatatttatttctccaaaaataaagAAAGGCCTTGCTCGTGAGgcctttttctttcaaaattgctcaaatttttgatgCAGATTATAAAACATGaagcaaataaaaatttggaatcggAATACATCTCAAATCAAATAATTCCATCACaattaaaacatatttttcactttcagagaaaaaaataacgaaaaacacTTACAAATTGACAGATTTATTTCCTTCTCgtgtttcaaaacatcatatcaACTTACTCCGAATTACATTGCAGAGAATCTGTATCAACATTACAATTACTCaacagtaaaataaataaataattaaaaataacttaAAACAATAGCACAGCAATATGATTTAAAATAGTACGTAGCTTTCTGCTAACGAGTAATAGGTATAAAAGATagtgaaaagaaaaactgaataATCCTAGGTGGAAAATAAGCAATAACTTATCAAGCTACATACGAAattagaaaagagaaaaaaaattcgacgttgagatacaaaattataaaattaccacGTTGATACGTCCATCCTACCATCATAATACTGTACTCGTACCAACAACAAGAACTAAGACATTTATATTATGTTTCTTTATCATTAGCaaggaaaaaaacaacctaCTAATGTATCGAGAAAAAAGAGAATCATACGTGCAATTATTCGACGCCATGAGCAAATATCATCACTAGTCCGGGTTCAGACATCATATCGTCTTCCAAAAAAGGATTGTCGACTTGTAACACAACTACAGCTTGTTTTCCAGGTATTCTTTTACAGATGTATTTCTCGTATTCGCGTCTTTTACTTTGACGCGTTTCTAGAGATGATAATCCAGCGGGCCAGTTTCGTTCGTGGCAGTTTTCCATTAATTCGACTAATATATGAGACGGGCATCCGCTTTCCATTAAAGCTACCTTGATTGCATTCTGCGATAATGTAATTACAAAATATAACATGAAACATTGGCTCGAATTGAACGGTGATTAGAAGAGTATTTTTACTGACCTGTAAATATTCATCTGGGGTGGATATCATTCCTCCCCAACGACATACTTTAGCTCGAGTTAATGAATTTGACCATTGAACGATTTCTTCTCTTTCTATTTCGTCGGCAATGGCACGTACCGACGAATTGGTCAATCGCATCACTTTCATATATTGCTAAAATTATACCGAGTAATTAATTATCATCAGACTGGCGCCATTTCCAACTATTGATGATTGTTTACCTTCAAGATTCCAGTCTCTCGTCGTAATTCGTTAATTAAAAACGTTTGTTCACTCATTTGATTTTGTAATTcgttcagtttttgtttttgtttctgaACTATACTTCTAAGTTCTTTAACGCAATTATGATCCTGAAAGCATACCCAAATTCAATCAGTAGTCCCTCTTGAGCCAATCATTtcgaacattaaaaattaaaacgttaCTTTAATTTCATCCTTTGGAACGACCGACCCGCATCCCTGTTCACAATGCACCAATTTTTTAGGATTATGTTCACATTCTGCTAAATGCGACTGAAGAGTATCAAGTTTGAAAACATCGTTACAGCCATGgaattgattttcacattttatagTTAACCTAAAACAGTAAAACAAGATTACAATAATGGCCAATCGAAACAAATGTTCTTTCAAGTTGAACCATTCCCTTACCTAgatagtaaattttttaaaatacgaggAACTGGTCTTAATTGAATAGGAGTGATGGGTTGCCTGTCAACTGGGCAAACGGTTTGATGATTGAGCCATTCGTTAATACAACGTTTACAAAATGCATGTTCACAGGTAGGTGCCTGAAATCGAATTGTTTTTAAGAAACTGATTTATCAACAATGTACGAGATGATGATTTGGGGATGACATACTTGTAAAGGATCTTCTAAGACACCGGCACAAATTGGGCAGATTAACTCTTCGTCGACAGTACCACAAAACCTGCCGATATCGAATCCCATGATTCTTCGGCAATATTCGACAATAAATTGACCTACATATagaatctattttaaaaaactcgagtATCAAAGAGTGCAAACAATTGTGACATTGATGGTTCCAAACGCGATGGAAAAATTGATCGGTCGAATACCCGAATAGTAAAACAACCGCAGAAGAGGTTTATTAACACGCCGGAATTTAACTCGCACAAGAAAAAGAACTGTATAAATtagaattaattaattattttttaggttcgcatttattttcatttcttttattttattttgcaaaaaatttttgataatgaaaaataaaaagtaaatttttggctttgaatgtttcaattttagctcgaattgattgatttttttgataagttttcgTTTCGACAGTTTTGTTGGattcttgtgaaaattttcaaaaagctagaaaaatgaaagttccgGAATAAAATGCAATTTAATCGCATAAACTACTTATTCATACgtttattgaaaagaaaaactattgttttttcgaaattgtttgcagtttgaaggaaaaaaatgcttaaaaaaatttacgaactcaaattttccgaaaattggtAACACTTTTGCAAATCGATATTTTCTCTTTCGATATCGAAACGATAATCGAATATTTCTCATGTGTTTTTCGCATGTAAACATTCAACattctgatatttgaaaaattcgaagtttTTGAACGGAAAATTCTCGCTTCGacttaaaaattgtttaattctatattatttttgattaaatcaATTAATTATCAACATTTCTGTGCAATTAGTACGTGCTCGATTGTATGATTCATTCCTGAACGATTTTTCATTGCGAAAATGATCATTGTTTAATCTGAAAAGTGCGTCAGTTCGCTGTACAAACTACAAAGTCAGTGATATTTTTCTTACTACTCGAAGATGATGTTCTCACGTTGACCTGCTGCGATGGAAAACGATGATTCTCTAGACGACGACGTAGTTGAAATAGTCCCCGAAGCCGAAGCACATGCAGGATCACCCATTAGAATACATCAGATAGCTGAAGAACCCCGAGAAATTGGTGATATTGTCGTAATAGCAGACGATGAATTACAATTCGATGGAGTGCGAGTTATTCAAGAGAACCATGCTGAAAGACCTATCGTACGGATTCGACGTCTAGACGCTGAGGCCAGATTATCGGAAAATCCTTCAGGATCGGTGGCAGTAGTGGTTGATCGTTCGGAGTTGAATTCAGGTAGACGACGTATTATTGCTGGACCAGGGATCGATGATTCTCCCGAAGAAGTTGTCGAAGAGATGGATATCGACGATGTAAATATTGAAGAGATTAACGTTATCGAAGTGAGGGACGACGAACCTTCGGTTATTATTGAGCAAAGAAACGAACCTTCGACTAGTTCCGAACAAAAGAATGAGCCAACTAAAAGTTCTACTGGTAAGGCTTATCGTCTGCGTTGAGAATAAAGTTGCTGTGAAATTCGTATtctaattcgaattttttgtctAGCACCTTTGAATGATACTGACGATGGAGATGCGGGACAACTATGTGCTATTTGTTATTCGTCGTATACGAATTCTGGCGAACATAGACTATCGTGTTTAAAATGTGGTCATCTTTTTGGCGAAAGTTGCATCAAGCATTGGCTTAAAGTAAACGAAAAACGGATCACttatttcgacatttttgtcCGGAATTTAATCAGTAATTTTTCAGGTCGGTTGCCAAGCTAATTCTCGCAGATGTCCATCCTGCAATGCGAAGGCTACAATTCGTGATATTCGTGTATTATACGCGAAGAATCTGATCGCCTTGGATACTACTGAAAAAGACAGACTTttagaaaaactggaaaaagtacTAAAACACCTACAGCGATCTGAAATACCTCATTTATCGTACGATTCtaatcgatgatttttttcctccaaaggttcaaaacgaaaaaaacaacatcgaaTCGCAACTGAACGCATCGAGTTTGAAAGTAGACTTATTGACGAAAAAAGTACACgaatacgaagaaaaaatcCGAATCTTGAGTGAAAATAACAACCAGAGAGAACAAACCACGTCGCATCAGGGGCTTTCTAAATTCAGCTCGAAGGTTCTATCGAGTTTCGTATTAAGCGTCGAAGGAGGCTGTAAAGTTCTCGCTTACAGCAGTCACATGTCATTATTGGTAAGTTCATCGAAGAGCTCGGATCCTTTGCAGGCTTCTAATTTACTTCTTTTTACAGTTAGCTTCTCAGTGCACCACTAATCCTTTATTTCCTGGTTATGGAATTCGTAAAATAAACGCATTCGATATGAAACCGACGTTATATCATTATGTACATAAGAAGACCATCAGGGATATGTGTTTTTCACCCAACGAAAGGGGCAGTTTGCTTTCCGTTTCATTGGACAAGACTGCTAAATTATTTGATGTCCAAAATAACACCGTTGTTCAAACCTTCGAAAGTAAGTTCACGTTGAATGCCCCCTTCCCTTTGCCATCTTTACTAAAAGTGTTGTATTTTTTAGCTCCTGTTCCTCTATGGTCTTGTACGTGGAGTTCTACGAACAATTACAAGTTCTACTGCGGCAGCCAGAACGGTACATGGTTCGCGTTTGATAAAAGACAAACAAGACCCGAGCCAGAACAGATAGTAGAATCGATCGATCCAAATGATAAAAGCGGTATCATATCGATTTGCCATTTACCTTCCAGACCTGGACGATTCATGCCAAACGGTGGCATCGTTGCTTGCCGGTGAGTCTTTCAAAGAGTAACATTCTCCAATATAAGTCACTTATCCATTCATCGAgccaattttttctccagacTGAACAACGTCGTCGTTCATTACCCTGCCGGCGACACCACAGCTAGCAAGGTGCTACCAATTGAAGGATCATTCATGTCGATGCAATATAACAAGAATAACGATCATTTACTCATTTCTACAAAAGCCAGTACAAAGTGGACATCGTCGCGTCACATGATTTGTCAACTTTCCGAAATGAAAACTGGCGAATCAGATTCCGAATGTGTCGATGTACTACAAACGTTTTATGGTACGAATCTCTTCGATATTTTTCTCCCCACTGAACAATACTCGAATTTTAACGAAATCTGGGTTTCTCTCTACAGGAAGTCGTATCACCAACACTTTGAGCCGTTCAGCCTTCGTACCATTTCCCAACGGCGATGTGACCGTTTGCGCTTACAATTCACGTAACAATAACCTGGATTTATGGAGCGTTGTATCAGAGACCAAATTAGACATAACAGGAGTAAATTTAACCGATCCTGTCTTGGACATATGTTCAGTTCGTACCACCGATAAGGATATAATGATACCTTGCTTATCGGATAAGAAGCTTTCTGTGATaagattgaattttgaagaatagaTAGACGAAAAATGCGTACATTAATTTAGCTCAAGgctgtgaaaaaatattaattgtaTTGTACGAGGAAAAATTTGTCGTATTTCTATCTCTGTATTGTACTTTTTTGCTCAGAAATTTTTAGATGTTTCCTTTTTTCGTTCGTCGTGTGAATAATGTTTATGACGTGTTTTTCCAGAGATGTGGTTTTGTTCAGGTACTTCCTTCTTACTGAAAATTGTGTTCGGCTCATTTTGGAGAAAAGCGAGTTGTTGCTCGTACGATTTCTCAATGATCGAGGATAAATATTTATACCTATTATTAAACGGAGAAATGTCACGTGGTGTTAATGCTGTACTGATAAGTggccatttttttcgattttgtttctATTTATAAGAGTACGTATTATAGAATGTTTTTTTATATTGAAAGTGTTTTATTCTTCTGAATTTTGTTTCAGAGCTGTGACTCTTTTACGAAACTGCTTCGCtcgtttttggtatttttttaaaaaatccagattCTGATTTTGAGACGGAAAAAATCAAGCTTTGGGGGCAGGAAGATccacaaaattcattttgggatCCTAAAAgtgcattttcatcaattttattatttttattcgtgtctgatgtattttttaaaaattgatattgagAACGTCGCAGTCAGAGCTATTCGAatgaaaatcgttcaaatttgGTATTCTGGATTGGTCTGGCGTTGGATTTGATAAGTTTGAGTGGAAATGACCGCCACTCAAACAAAATTTGTGTACGTTCACATTTTCAAGAAGAGAAGGGAgcaaaagggggggggggtcaacttggtaaaaaatgtcaaaacgaATCAATGGataggaaattaaaaattatatactAGGCTTTTTAGAGcaattgggaggggggggggagtgagaAATCCGCGTTTTCTGGccttgaaatattttgtttcacTTTCCCTGATTTATTTGAGTAAGTGGGTGTACGTTTTGAAAGTATTGAATACGCGTTTCCttcaaaaacaggcattttgccaaattttggcatttttttgaatacgttGTTTTTTGGAAGAAGGTCAATtgtcattttctaaaaattgtgatttttaaaaaaaagtcacattatTGCAGagattggatatttttttaaaatagacaTTGTTTTGAACCCAaagataacattttttcaaaaattggcatgttttccaaaaaatggaatttttttcaaaaattagcattttttccaaagattggcacttttttcaaaatttggcattgTTTCCAAAACTtagcattttttccaaaaattgacatttttctccaaaaagtaacatgttttccagaaaaaaaaggcattttctcccaaaaattggcactttttccagaaattggcattttccccctaaaattggcagtttttttcaaaaatttggcattgttttcaaaacttggcatatttttcagaaattggcatttttctaaaaattggcaatttgttttccaaaaaataacatgtttttcaaaaattgaaattttttttcaagagttggcattctttttagaaattagaattttttcaaaatttgacattgtTTCCAAtacttggcatttttttccaaaattagaatttttacccttttggcatttttttaaaacattgttatttttgcaaaaattgacatttttttttgaagagttgacggaattttttccaaaatttggcaTTGTTTCCAAAACTtggcgttttttccaaaaattgaaatttttccctagaaattggcattttttcagaagttgacattttttttcaaaaattagaacttattcctaaaaattggcattttctccctaaaattggcattttcccccctaaaattggcattttccccctaaaattggcagtttttttcaaaaatttggcatactttttagaaattggcatttttttttaaattggcaatttttcccaaaaaattacatgtttttcaaaaattgacattttatttttaagagttggcattttttttagaaattggaattttttcaaaattggcgtTGTTTCCAAaacttggcatttttttccaaaattggcattttttcccaaaattggcattttcccccaaaattggcatttttacttttttggcatttttttcaaacattgatatttgttccaaaaatttacatttttttttgaagagttgacggaattttttccaaaatttgacattGTTTCCAAAActtggcattttttccaaaaattgaaattttttcttagaaattgcattggcattttttccaaaaattagaacttatccctaaaaattggcatttttgccCTAAACTtggcagtttttttcaaaaatttggcattgttttcaaaacttggcatattttccagaaattgacatttttctaaaaattggcaatttttcccaaaaaataacatgtttttcaaaagttgacatttttttttcaaaagttggcaTTCTTTTTAgaaataggaattttttcaaaatttggcattgttttcaaaacttgacatttttccccaaaaattgaaattttttccaaaattggcatttttacccttttggcattttttttcaaatattgatattttttccaaaaattggcacttttacccttttggcattttttcccaagccacttttcacgatttttggttTTATGTCACTTGACCCCTGCCTTAGAAGGCTGA contains:
- the LOC135845546 gene encoding uncharacterized protein LOC135845546 isoform X1 yields the protein MSSGDNSEVPVDPQKTEKVVRSQFYDVMVKVDADVYCLDRLQLAWKSDFFEKLFNEQSDQKECSSIELSVMDTNTFSAIVDIIYGQSLTSVLNHDNYVALLMAMNHLQMEIDMETYARFIVKNSATDVELFKLFNFVQENPNLQRLLPAVFKSLSVHLVKIQHNEDFLRLPLDDIIRIIISERCAVKEKDKDKDIDTPTMSQICSQWIHHDLQSRLPHLAKLVNAVRRRFRRVTDIKDEDFNTVLTGIAEEMNPEMTKKVFYKLLICHGEIDSSTWSLIYAPQKSIDSKGKKRNMFDFDDEFDDYSDDYSDDDVMTTRRKEVPIDSTENELKKLKTLVENHRFHDIVVTTGEKAYKLHRFMLNSASSYFAEIFSAKQYSVDAQFAKASTLQQIKSNEYSLLGVDQATCDMIFEYIYFDKLQLTSETIIPVFKAANTLKMEKLLAECLSWTKTKKNIEEICAKVLIADECIRRSWVQKNIAEIFSKLISEPATADTLPLCYISFDMLEDLLLSSFHCCNDPHKILDMCSKWVLHDVKNRYHLILKIALAINRNRITKYQEYKIKLPTDSNNCSEESIRNELWKTLNSTTLIPSVGKMPQCNEKKLEEIPVFVAWTRETSTIYVLNANLEQIVSLRLSFDSEKRSYNDTCYITATLMDDNLFIMLSLNADYSVPVFNVYNLSSKKFISLNSCAKPGGIWYNECTLLNCRGQVYCCFNYTGQVLKYSTELNRWMIHSTELRNCIKFTRKTIHLDKNEKYVEGVLFTSDGDKLYRLYAEVDHEQMFRPSHPNSKYEYTVDEFDFQQNAWLPLSDLSFTLSKAVKEFTIINGSMLTVLLPSCYMTFDQNSKQWNEFPMTDNILTRIHSNSFTVVQFENELLHVCLNKLYQWSEGNLTWDLKKELPLRLKSELSDGSENGRPYDCISAILGSELSDDSEDRGPYDCISAIHKRSVRTD
- the LOC135845548 gene encoding E3 ubiquitin-protein ligase rfwd3.S-like is translated as MENDDSLDDDVVEIVPEAEAHAGSPIRIHQIAEEPREIGDIVVIADDELQFDGVRVIQENHAERPIVRIRRLDAEARLSENPSGSVAVVVDRSELNSGRRRIIAGPGIDDSPEEVVEEMDIDDVNIEEINVIEVRDDEPSVIIEQRNEPSTSSEQKNEPTKSSTAPLNDTDDGDAGQLCAICYSSYTNSGEHRLSCLKCGHLFGESCIKHWLKVGCQANSRRCPSCNAKATIRDIRVLYAKNLIALDTTEKDRLLEKLEKVQNEKNNIESQLNASSLKVDLLTKKVHEYEEKIRILSENNNQREQTTSHQGLSKFSSKVLSSFVLSVEGGCKVLAYSSHMSLLLASQCTTNPLFPGYGIRKINAFDMKPTLYHYVHKKTIRDMCFSPNERGSLLSVSLDKTAKLFDVQNNTVVQTFETPVPLWSCTWSSTNNYKFYCGSQNGTWFAFDKRQTRPEPEQIVESIDPNDKSGIISICHLPSRPGRFMPNGGIVACRLNNVVVHYPAGDTTASKVLPIEGSFMSMQYNKNNDHLLISTKASTKWTSSRHMICQLSEMKTGESDSECVDVLQTFYGSRITNTLSRSAFVPFPNGDVTVCAYNSRNNNLDLWSVVSETKLDITGVNLTDPVLDICSVRTTDKDIMIPCLSDKKLSVIRLNFEE
- the LOC135845549 gene encoding E3 ubiquitin-protein ligase NRDP1-like encodes the protein MGFDIGRFCGTVDEELICPICAGVLEDPLQAPTCEHAFCKRCINEWLNHQTVCPVDRQPITPIQLRPVPRILKNLLSRLTIKCENQFHGCNDVFKLDTLQSHLAECEHNPKKLVHCEQGCGSVVPKDEIKDHNCVKELRSIVQKQKQKLNELQNQMSEQTFLINELRRETGILKQYMKVMRLTNSSVRAIADEIEREEIVQWSNSLTRAKVCRWGGMISTPDEYLQNAIKVALMESGCPSHILVELMENCHERNWPAGLSSLETRQSKRREYEKYICKRIPGKQAVVVLQVDNPFLEDDMMSEPGLVMIFAHGVE